In Halogeometricum sp. S1BR25-6, a single genomic region encodes these proteins:
- a CDS encoding Mov34/MPN/PAD-1 family protein, with the protein MRLFRSKEILGIAEEALDFALEASKETHPNEYMGFLRGEDARRVGLDESGTVITDVLIVPGTTSDPVSATVRTDMIPNDMRAVGSIHSHPNGVLRPSDADLDTFGQGRVHVIVGHPYRRSDWRAFDQEGNPTTLDVLDVDLPDPESFFDFDEADLGLNLDDEAE; encoded by the coding sequence ATGCGCCTCTTCCGGTCGAAGGAGATTCTCGGAATCGCCGAGGAGGCACTCGACTTCGCGTTGGAAGCGTCGAAGGAGACACACCCCAACGAGTACATGGGCTTTCTCCGCGGGGAGGACGCCCGCCGCGTCGGCCTCGACGAGTCGGGCACCGTCATCACGGACGTACTCATCGTCCCCGGGACGACCTCGGACCCCGTCAGCGCCACGGTCCGCACGGACATGATACCGAACGACATGCGCGCGGTCGGGTCGATTCACTCGCACCCCAACGGCGTCCTCCGCCCGAGCGACGCCGACCTCGACACGTTCGGGCAGGGTCGCGTGCACGTCATCGTCGGCCATCCCTACCGCCGCAGCGACTGGCGCGCGTTCGACCAGGAGGGCAATCCGACGACGCTGGACGTCCTTGACGTCGACCTTCCCGACCCCGAATCGTTCTTCGACTTCGACGAGGCGGACCTCGGTCTGAACCTCGACGACGAGGCCGAATGA